AGTTTGGTTATTGCCACCTTTGTATTTATTTCGATGAAGCTATTTTTGAAATAGTCAGGCCTagttttgttatatttattttatttatttggtaaCTTCTTTTGTTCCTCCTTACCCCATATTATGTGATTGTGAGTTCTGTTTgcatttataattaaaataaaagacaccTTATTTGTCAAATCTCCTCTGACTCATCACTTGTTGTTGGTGTGATATGGTCCTTCTGTACCGCTAGTTCCATGCAGGGGATGtaacaatagttttttttttttttaatattcagcttttcctgcatttttttgaatttttgaaGTGTTTATCAGAAACTTTTAGGGTAGTGATGTCACTGCTTGATGACATCAACATGGCGACATGTGGCACAGAAAAATAAGCTATATCAGGCTTGAGCTACAATGGTTATCATcaacttgtgtttatttttgtatttcttcttaagaaaaaaaaatccaatacaaacaaatatatacaaacaaagaaatgtgtaaaaaatgtcCCCTATCAATGACATACCTTTGAAGCTTAAGAATCAGTCTTTATATCAAAGGGTCAGCTGATCAATGGCCCTTTCTAtacctgtgtctgtgttctttgtcttttttgttattgttattgtccTATTATTATTGACACTAGTAGATGGCGGTAATGCATCTCAACATTGGTTGCCTCCTGCCAATAAACCGAATAAAGAAGAAGAGCTTTGTCATGTAAGTCTATGActtaaaaaaagtacattttaggGAAATAAAATTGCCGCCATCTACTGCTGTacttctctttccctttttttttttagaagaagGAAGAACAAGAAGTAGATGCAGTAgatggtggtaatgcacctCAACATTGGTTGCGTCCTGCCAATAAACCGAAGAACTTTGTCATgtttatgaatttaaaaaagtacatcTTAGGGAAATAATTTGAGCACAGCTAACATGGCGACAATTCAGTCCAGCCAGCCATCTCTCTCTACAccttaataataatgttatttaaagGCAGGGACAAAagaacaacatttaaatatgaatatattgaaatataatttatatattcatttatatttaaatatacaatCCATAAAATTGAACAGAAGACTTATTTTAgttatgtattgtttttatattataacaGTAAATACGGTCCTAAACCTCCTTTTACCTTTGGTAAGGTTAAGGCTTATGTTTccctgtatttattttgaattaaacaGCACAGTGAAACCATGGATGTGAAAGAAAAGGAACTTAAGAAGCCTGCATCTGCTCTCAAGAGTCATTGTGGCATTGACGCTGCAAGCTCCAAGGCATTGGAAAAGCAGAAAGGATCAAAACTATCTGGAAAGAACAAAGGTTTTGTATTCAATATGGTTTTAACGTGTGAGGTtggaattgttgttttttgtaatgtaaatattgattttaatttaatgtaaatacACTCGCCATTTTCACCTCAGGTACAAAAACCCAAGGAACTGCTCACAGCGGAGTCCAGATGTTGCCTCGGAACAAGCCCCAGCAGGTTTCAAACACAGAGACTCGGTCTAAAAACCAGCTTCGCATCAACAAGCTGCTAAAGTGGGAGGCGAATCTAAAGCAGCAGCTGATTGAGGTCCGGAAGGAGAACAGACAGCTGCAGACTCGCCACAATCGAGAAACTGTGCAACTGCAGCGTATTTTAGAGGTAGAAACCAATTATGCAGAGGTAGGTCGCTGTTGATTATGTTCCTCTGGTGTCTCTCATGCTCGTTGAGATTTGAATCATTATCAATTGTTATGTGCACGGTACTGTCAGTGACAAACAATACAGGTGTTGGTGATTTCCAATCCTTAAAAATTAGAATGCTTTTATCTGCCCCATGCATTCAAAATCTGCTCCCATGTATTacccaagtaaaaaaaaaatccagttctGTGTTATAAATTTTTATGCCATTCCTATTCCCAGACCATCACCAAATGCAAAAGCGAGGTCCACGCCCTGCAGACTTTGATCCATAACGCCAGTGCCTGCCGTAACCGCAATGCAGCTAAGCTCAAGCCCATGGAGGCTAAGTTGGTGGAAATAGATAACACTCTCAAGGAAATGAAGCAAGTCAGCAAGGATCACGACCTAGAGGAGCGTGAGCAGCTCACCCGCAAGTTGGCCAAGGTTACTATCGATCTGGAGCAGAAGGACAAGAAGATAGAGGTACAAAGAGAATGAGTGGGGTGGTCATGAGGGTTATGAGTCCAGTGTCTCAGCCACCAGAACTCAAACCAGCATCTGTAGTTAGAGCCCAAATATGTTGATTAAAACCCCTGAGGTTTTCATTGGTAATGTGcatttttatgatttaatttttgttatttttttcctgtgttctAGCAATTGGAGAGGCATATTCAGTTGAGCCAGGCCTGGTACAATCGCCAGTTAGCCAGTCTAAACAGAAGTTAAATGCCATGACTGCAACTCATCCAGGACAgtcagtaaattaaaaagattatTTAATATGAACTTTACCTCAAATGATATTAAACTCTAACTTTTTTTGGCCTTACTATACTCTAACTTTTTTTGGCCTTAATATACTCTTACTTTTTTTTtggccttactatactatgacttttttatgcctatttcactttgtactcccataatctctctctctttttctctctcatttcagatatctctgaccccaggacctcaggacaacaacttttaccattattgcttttattaattacaatatttcagtaattaaGTATTATATGAGGGATGGACCCAGTGGAGGTCGCCAgtctgtcgcagggctgacatggagggtcaacactcaagtgttcccggtctctctcccctctctttctcccctctctctttccccccctttttctttgctcacctcaactggtcgaggcagatgatgcccacattgagcctggttctgctaaagggtttctccctgttaatgaaggagtttctcctctccacagtcgtcaaagtgcttgctcattgtgggaacattttggtttctctatattaatttTTCTTGACCTTCTATAGAAagtgtcttgagataatgtatattatgatttggcgctatacagagagagaaaggggggggggggtcagtaaatcagacatcattacctcgatgccttttaaaaaaaataaataccttAAAAAACACTGGCACCTCCTTGCCAGctactcctcctctcttccccatttttttctctgctcaccccaactggtcgaggctGATGGCTgcacacactgagtctggttctgttagaggtttctcccagttaaTGAGgaggttttttctctccagagaTGCCAAAGCGCTAATGTTGTCTGACTTGTCTGAGCATTATGACCCCAGATGGGCTTGCATATAGCTTTTGAGTTATAGGTGTACAAACAATTTAGTCGGAAATTCTAAAAAAAAGCCCATCATCACCCAAAGGGTCACACATCTGTCCTGCTGTAAACTATGGTAAGTAAGTAGTCTAATCAAACTTACCCCAGAGGAGGAGATAAAAAGCTTCTTAAATATAGCACATGTGTATAGAAAATTATACAGTGTTGTGACTGATGATGAAGgaagtaataatataatacactaAATTATAAAGTCCTAAAATCATATTGCACAATTCAATATGCAACATAAAGCAGAAGTGCAAACCTGCCTAACTAAAAACTAGTGTGTACAACAAGGTTACAGGTTACAATACCAAAGTGCTCttttacttaattaattattatggGGTTCTTAAATTAAACGGAATAATAATATAGGCTGTGGATGATGTGCTCTTCCGCAAAGTGGTCATCAATACAATGCCGCTTTTTACACTGTCAGGTGTGGCCGTAAAAGGAGGCATTCAATTAACAAAGAAAGCACCTTATTTAATGCAGCTTTCCCTTTTTCTCAACTTATTCACACTTCCCAgtcaacttcctgtttccctAACTCTCTTAAGGAGGCAAGAGTAAACCCTTTCCTCAAGAAACCCATCCTCAACCCATCCGAAGCAATTaactacagacctgtctctCTTGTTCCCTTTTTTTCCAAAGCTCTCGAGTGAGCTATCTTTAATCAACTCTCTTCCTATCTTCACCAGAACAACCTTCTCGATCCTCACCAGTCTGTTTTCAAGGCAGGCCACTCAACTGAGAATGCCCTCCTTGCTGTCTCTGAGCAACTTCACACTGCTAGAGcagcccctctctcctctgtggtcGTTGTTCTAGACCCATCTGCTGCATTTTGCATGGTGAACTGCCAGATCCTTATTTCCTCCCTTCAGGCTCTGGGTGTCTcaggctctgctctctccctgctctcatccTACCTCAAAGACCATCATGTCTACTAGGTAACCACTTACTACTGGGGTCCCTCAAGGTTCTATCCTGGgtcctctccttttttctctatACACCAACTCTCTCGGCTCTGTCATTTACTCACATGGTTTTTCCTACCACAGCCACGCATATGACACCCAActaattctctctttttcccaATCTGAAGCACAGCAGCACGAATCTCTGCTTGTCTGACTGACTATCAGTGGATGTTTGCACTCCTCTTGAAAATCCATCTTGACAAGACCGAGCTACTTTCGCTTCCAGGGAAAGGCTCTCATAACCATGACCTTAATATCATCATCGACAACTCTGTTGTAGCCTCTACCCAGACCACTAGGAAACTGGGTGTGACACTCGACAGTAAACTCTCCCTTACTGCCAAAATTACTGCAACAACCCGCTtgtgtagatacatgctgcacaacatcaggagaatacatCACTTTCTCACTCAGAATGCGGCGCAGGTTCACGCCTAGTCAAACACAACTCCCTCCTTGCTGGTCTGCCCGATAGTGCCATCTGACCACTgtagctcatccagaatgcagcagctcgactggtcttcgACCTACCTAAGTTCACTTACACTACTCCgctcctctgctcccttcactggttaccagtggcagcttggaataaataaatctgaaaaaataatgtattatCAAAAAGCCATCAAAATGATTACCCTGAATatgagtgattaaaaaaaaaacaaaagcaaatttgTTCTGgtgaaagggaaaaagaaagtaTCTCCAGATGATGAACCTTTGGAGGTGATTGGTGTGAGGTGAGCGTGTGTGAGGAGGACAACACTCCTGCATTGTTTAGACACACTAGTCAGTTTGGTTGTTGCCacctttgtatttattttgatgaaGCTATTTTTGAAATAGTCAGGCCTagttttgttatatttattttatttatttggtaaCTTCTTTTGTTCCTCCTTACCCCATATTATGTGATTGTGAGTTCTGTTtgcatttattattaaaataaaagacaccTTATTTGTCAAATCTCCTCTGACTCATCACTTGTTGTTGGTGTGATATGGTCCTTCTGTACCGCTAGTTCCATGCAGGGGATGtaacaatagttttttttttttttaaatattcagcttttcctgcatttttttaatttttgaagTGTTTATCAGAAACTTTTAGGGTAGTGATGTCACTGCTTGATGACATCAACATGGCGACATGTGGCACAGAAAAATAAGCTATATCAGGCTTGAGCTACAATGGTTATCATcaacttgtgtttattttggtaTTTCttcttaagaaaaaaaatccaatacaaacaaatatatacaaaagACTTTGAGCCGTCAAACCCGTGCCTGCTAGAACAACACGACAGCCAAGCTAAACGCTGTAGAGGATAAGTTGCTGAACGCAAACGACTCTCTTCAGCACCTGAAGCGCCTCAGCCAGGATCACAACCTACTGAAAAAAGAGCAGCTTATCTCCCTGATGGCCCAGGTCTTGGCCAAGTTGGAGCAGAAGGACACGAGGATAGAGGTACAAAGAGGATGAGAGGGGTGGTTATGGGTGTGTAGAAATATAGCGTCTCAGCCACCAGAGCTCAAAGCAGTATCCAAAGCCcaaatatgttattattattataacccCTGTCTTCCTGTGTTCTAGGAATTGGAGAGGCATATTCAGTTGAGCCAAAGCTGGTAGCCAAAGGGAAATGGAAGTTCAACATAACGATGAACTGTATATGCCCAAAGCCTCAAAACCTCACCCAGGACATGCAGGTAAGTTGAAAAGACATTCTTTCTAGTTCTTGCTAAGATAGCATAGGGCAAGCTTGAAACCTCTAAGATGCCGTGATTGGCTTTCAGTATATTCATGTCATATCTAATTAACGGGTCAAACTAAGCATTTATGGGAGAGTTagatgtttaatatttttcacTTAGTGGTCACCGGTGATACAGAGAAAacttaaagattgttgttttatAGAAGCATTTTCGGAAAGATATtctcaaatataataaaatgtttttaaggaTTCGAATGAACTGTCACACCTTTGCTCATGTTGGATATCAGATTATATATTTAATGCAGtttctgcttttccttttaCAGGATGAAGCAAGTGAACTACAAACAGCCCAGATAGGTAAGGCATAgagatacaaaataaaacataacaagaTATTGTCTGAAACACAAATCTGATTCACAGCCAGCGAAAGCAAGGACATTCAAACTGATGGATCCACTGAGGCTCCAAGTCCTGTACAGTCTGATACTTATGGAGGACttgctgacgtattgcggtgagcgtattgcgtattgtgtcacttccggtgttagctactgtgtgttgtatcggtctcttctcctcttcgtctctcacTGTACCCTTTCACATCCTAATCATTTAAGCTAATTCTAAGTTActttcatagttgtgctatcttgacttgtcgctcatacacccccttgtctcagcgactcgtTCATACAATcactgtgagctacacactacccgttagctaaagcaatttagcattagcattagcagttaacaatggcttctccctctcactcccctgctctctcctgctcagtgtgcttgatgttcagtcactcctctgcctcttttaacgataacgatacatgtgttaaatgtagcttatttgccaggatggaggcgaggatgagccttttagagtcgcggctctgcaccatggagagtagTGATCGAGTAGTGATGTAGCTAGCCAGTCCCcagtagccggtgcgagccacatagctgtagcttctccagccccccccagcagttcccgagcagccgggaagaCAGGTCGGCtgggtgactgtgcgaaacaagaagcgtagccctaaaccgaagccccaggttcaccaccaacccgttcacgtgtcaaataaattttccccactcagcgactCACCCgctgagaaacaaactctggttattggcgactccattctaaggaacgtgaagttagcgacaccagcgaccacagttaaatgtattcccggggccagagcgggcgacgtagaatcctatttaaaactgctggctaagggtaagcgtaagtacagtaagattattattcacgttggcagtaatgacctccgactacgtcagtcggagatcacaaaaatcaatattgattcggtgtgcacatatgcaaagacaatgtcggactccgtaattttctctAGACctctgcctaatgtttccagcgatgacacgtttagccccacgtcatcctttcaccgctggctgtcgaggtggtgtccagataacaacgtgggcttcgttaacaattggaaaactttttgggggaaacctggtctgattaggagagactgtattcatcccacttgggatggagcagctcttatatctagaaacatgacaacgtttgttagaaagtccacaccgtgacaatccagagttgagaccaggaggcagagtcgcagtcttacacgcttctctgcgcttctattcaaacagtcaccatcacaatgtcctatagaaactgtgtctgccccccgaccacctaatttctttaaatcaaaagtacacaggagaggggtgatacattcaaacttagtcaaaattaacacagccaaaacatcagctaaaaacataactataaaatgcgctttattaaatatcaggtcactaaattcaaaatctttacttataaatgatctcattactgatcatcaaatagatttattatgcctaaccgaaacttggctacaagacggagaatatgtaggtttaaatgaagcaacGCCCCCgacccactctaatactcacattcctcggaacacaggcagaggtggaggggttgcagcaatctttaaatctgatctatctatcaacccccgaccaaaagagagttataactctttcgaaaatcttagaaccagcctcgtccacccaagcctgacgtcacataaaccaattaatatagtcatcatttatcgtccacccgccccttactctgaattcctatctgaattctctgaatttttatcagaactagttcttaaaacagatcaaatcattatagccggtgatttcaatattcatgtagatgttgccaatgacagccttagttcagcatttaaatcaataatagactcgattggtttcactcaacatgtgaatcaaccgacccactgcctgaatcacactcttgatcttgtcctgacatatggcattgacatagaacatataacaatattccaacagaacccgcttctgtctgaccattttttacttacatttgaattcagaattgttaattacgtcaattctggactgaaagtctattacagtcgatgtttatctgacaaaactgttcacaaatttaaagaactgctcccctcctcacttccctctcagccatgtgtcagtacaatacaagaagattatcaaaacctttctcccacactagttgataactttgtgaatagtactgcagcctcactaaaagcagcacttgaagctgtcgccccattaaaaaagaagaaagtaagtcagaggagattagctccgtggtgtaattcccaaacgcgcgttctaaaacagacatcgcggaagctagaaaggaagtggcgttccaccaatcgccaagtcTTCCACCttgcctggaagaatagccttataaattacaaaaaagcacttagaaatgcccaaacctcttattattcattactaatagaagaaaataggaacaaccccaggttcctcttcagcactgtagccaggctgacagaaagtcacacctctactgacccatctattcctctagatctgagaagcaatgacttcatgagcttcttcgctaataaaattacaaccatcagggataaaatccaccacctcctcccagtgaataacactgatacattgtctggtcctgaaaccatagcaccagatttatgtctaaacaaattttactctattgatcttcctgaactgaccttgttagtttcatcatctaaaccaactacttgtcagctggactctgttccaactagactttttaaagaagtcctccccctaattgacagttccattttaaatcagattaatatgtctttgctaaccggctacgtaccacaggcttttaaggtagccgttattaaacctctgcttaaaaatccagaggttttagctaactatagacccatatccaacctgcccttcatttccaaaatcctagaaaaagccgttgctaaccagctgtgtggttacttagatagtaacggtttattggaaaaatttcagtcaggatttagaacctatcaaagcacagaaacagcactattgaaagtcactaatgaccttcttatggcatcagatgatggacttgtctctgtcctcgtcttgttggaccttagtgcagcctttgacacaatagatcataagattctgctacagagattagaacaacatataggaattaaaggaacagcactacactggtttaaatcatatttatcagatagattccaatttgttaatgttaacaatgactcctccatgcacatgcaagttaatcatggagttccacaaggttctgtccttggac
The Paralichthys olivaceus isolate ysfri-2021 chromosome 11, ASM2471397v2, whole genome shotgun sequence genome window above contains:
- the LOC138412029 gene encoding lebercilin-like protein isoform X1 yields the protein MALSIPVSVFFVFFVIVIVLLLLTLVDGGNASQHWLPPANKPNKEEELCHHSETMDVKEKELKKPASALKSHCGIDAASSKALEKQKGSKLSGKNKGTKTQGTAHSGVQMLPRNKPQQVSNTETRSKNQLRINKLLKWEANLKQQLIEVRKENRQLQTRHNRETVQLQRILEVETNYAETITKCKSEVHALQTLIHNASACRNRNAAKLKPMEAKLVEIDNTLKEMKQVSKDHDLEEREQLTRKLAKVTIDLEQKDKKIEQLERHIQLSQAWYNRQLASLNRS
- the LOC138412029 gene encoding lebercilin-like protein isoform X2, whose protein sequence is MVHSETMDVKEKELKKPASALKSHCGIDAASSKALEKQKGSKLSGKNKGTKTQGTAHSGVQMLPRNKPQQVSNTETRSKNQLRINKLLKWEANLKQQLIEVRKENRQLQTRHNRETVQLQRILEVETNYAETITKCKSEVHALQTLIHNASACRNRNAAKLKPMEAKLVEIDNTLKEMKQVSKDHDLEEREQLTRKLAKVTIDLEQKDKKIEQLERHIQLSQAWYNRQLASLNRS